In Babesia microti strain RI chromosome IV, complete genome, the sequence GATTGATGTTATAGtgttatattttgaaggaaaattttttccctgaacataaataataacataaaaatataaaccctcttaaaatgtatttacataattagCAACAAAATTCAACTATAATGGATGAAACCCCTAGAATTTATAACTAATAACTACAAGATactttcaaaaatattaaaatttgatttgtaTTAGGCTGCCCCAGTGTGGTGTCACTAATCGCATTAATGAATCTGGGCAATTCCATAATTCTTGACCAAAACCCAGATTATATACCACGTAGAAGGGTGCCATTTTGTCCACAAGCAAGTGGAAcgtcatttttatctatTTTTTGGTCCCTGGCAAAAAGCTATTACAATCTTTCTCGCTCTGAATTATCCCTTTCATCATCTGTTCTCCAAACTcgtttaataaattttatagtAAAATtcacacaatttatttCTGGGAAAATTGAACCATTCGACCATATTATAGATGCATCGGCCAATTCTTTATCCGCTATCATTAGTTCTGACAACCAAGgaataatcattttaacCACAGTAAATCAGAACACAAATAAGGAATATATCAAGGAGTATGATGAACATCCATCATTCCAGCCTACAGATATCGATTCTTCATACCAACCCATTCTACAGTTGACTTATGTTAAAAATCAAGATGAACAGGAATTCTTAACATTAGGTTACGTAAAAGAAACGTCTGTTCAAAATGATATTGTACAACATTTCACCCTAACAAAACAGCAATCTAGTATGATTGCAGAGTTTACTGTCACATTTGCTACACTAAATCAATGTATGAGCCTTGGAATTTCGATTTTGGTTGGGTTTTGTTGCGGAAGAATTGAACATTGGTTTCAAATTTCATGTAGTGATTTAAGATGGAATGGAGGGACTTGGAAGAATTCAGGAATTGTTATTCTACCATACTCCGCAACTAAATGTGAGTTTTCTCCATTGGGTGATATCGCATATGCCTTTTCTAAAGGGCATGACTTATATTTAATCGAAATTACAGGTTACGAGCTTAAAGAGATGGTACTTGAAAATACTAGTAACACTGTATCTGCTACTTGGTGTGGACCTAGACAAATATTCCTTCTCACAAAACTAGGGGAATTGTTACTGTACAAACAAAATGATTTGGGGAAATGGATTAAGACCGCATTATTCGATGTATCATCTCAACTCGGTGctaatgattatattggcgcaaaaattaaaattgtcaGAGGAAGGGTAGCATTTTTACTCCCCCCTGGagcaaataaaatatcCATTTTATCTTGGGAACGCGGATTAGCACTGCCTGAATGTACAATGTTGACGCTTAAGCGCACTAATGACGAAGAAATTGTCGGAGTTTCTGATTTTGATGTAGACTCTACTGGTACTTGTATCGGAGTGATAAACATG encodes:
- a CDS encoding hypothetical protein (overlaps_old_locusTagID:BBM_III09380) — protein: MNLGNSIILDQNPDYIPRRRVPFCPQASGTSFLSIFWSLAKSYYNLSRSELSLSSSVLQTRLINFIVKFTQFISGKIEPFDHIIDASANSLSAIISSDNQGIIILTTVNQNTNKEYIKEYDEHPSFQPTDIDSSYQPILQLTYVKNQDEQEFLTLGYVKETSVQNDIVQHFTLTKQQSSMIAEFTVTFATLNQCMSLGISILVGFCCGRIEHWFQISCSDLRWNGGTWKNSGIVILPYSATKCEFSPLGDIAYAFSKGHDLYLIEITGYELKEMVLENTSNTVSATWCGPRQIFLLTKLGELLLYKQNDLGKWIKTALFDVSSQLGANDYIGAKIKIVRGRVAFLLPPGANKISILSWERGLALPECTMLTLKRTNDEEIVGVSDFDVDSTGTCIGVINMDKSTVLFYAILGQYQNKFICTANNEGKVAENIRFIEYVIGDKVMAAIRWIGDGVGMSQVCSFELPPRTAVWNMDKHVAWRGRQSFKRVDPYGGKMAPENEKAKFGPERKGPLRDNWYPTTRADWRQDTHIPLAKPWYWDY